Proteins from a single region of Diaphorobacter limosus:
- a CDS encoding site-specific DNA-methyltransferase, which yields MGRPLVLEPREKITSLRLTSCERNEMDARAEALGFKSLSDYLRHLHKAAVATEKNKETNIELEKYGTLIESHSTALGKIYQGNSLAYMHSHAGQNSVDLILTSPPFGLVRKKSYGNEDADAYCDWFRPFAEGFKRVLKDDGSLVIDVGGAWKSGTPTRSLYHFKLLIMLCEEYGFHLAQEHYWWNPSKLPSPAEWVNVRRVRVKDAINCVWWLSKTPFPRANNKRILSPYSDSMRTLLKNGYKAKMRPSGHDISSNFSVDNGGSVPPNLLAIANTESNGAYQDYCRENNIEIHPARFPALLPEYFIRFLTNPGDMVLDPFGGSCITGMVAEALARKWACVELSSEYIRGGIGRFQGNVEEAVRGRQAVYSINTPCSLPVNEEVVPLVADGGAAR from the coding sequence ATGGGACGACCACTTGTACTTGAGCCGCGCGAGAAAATCACTAGCTTAAGATTGACTAGCTGTGAGCGTAACGAGATGGATGCAAGGGCTGAGGCACTTGGGTTTAAGTCGTTGAGTGACTATCTCCGACATTTGCACAAAGCGGCGGTCGCAACTGAAAAAAACAAAGAAACAAATATAGAACTGGAGAAATACGGAACTTTGATTGAATCGCACTCTACTGCACTTGGAAAAATATATCAGGGCAACTCACTGGCATATATGCATAGCCATGCCGGGCAAAACTCTGTTGATCTAATATTGACTTCCCCTCCATTTGGTCTTGTCCGTAAAAAATCATACGGAAACGAAGATGCGGACGCATATTGTGATTGGTTCCGCCCATTTGCTGAGGGTTTTAAGCGAGTACTAAAAGACGACGGAAGTTTGGTAATAGATGTCGGTGGCGCGTGGAAATCCGGAACACCAACTCGTTCGCTATATCATTTCAAGCTGTTAATTATGCTCTGCGAAGAGTATGGATTTCATCTTGCCCAAGAACACTATTGGTGGAACCCATCTAAGCTGCCATCACCTGCTGAGTGGGTGAATGTCCGTCGTGTTAGAGTAAAAGATGCAATTAATTGCGTATGGTGGCTTTCAAAAACCCCTTTTCCAAGAGCAAATAACAAGCGGATTCTTTCACCGTACTCGGACTCTATGCGAACTCTGCTAAAAAATGGATACAAAGCAAAAATGCGCCCGTCTGGGCACGATATATCCAGTAATTTTTCTGTTGACAATGGCGGATCAGTACCACCGAATCTTTTAGCAATTGCAAACACTGAGAGCAACGGCGCCTATCAAGACTATTGTCGAGAAAACAATATTGAAATCCATCCCGCTCGCTTTCCTGCATTATTACCAGAGTATTTTATTCGGTTTCTGACCAACCCTGGTGACATGGTACTGGACCCATTCGGAGGGTCATGCATAACTGGCATGGTAGCAGAGGCACTAGCAAGAAAATGGGCCTGCGTCGAACTTTCGAGTGAATACATCCGCGGTGGTATTGGCCGCTTCCAAGGAAACGTGGAAGAAGCCGTGAGAGGTCGTCAGGCGGTCTACTCGATCAACACACCATGCTCATTGCCAGTAAATGAAGAGGTTGTGCCCCTTGTTGCAGATGGCGGTGCGGCGCGTTAG